CTGCATGAATTCAACGACCTCCAGCCAGCAGCGTTCCGGCGTGCGATAGGAGCCGCGCAGCTGCTGATGACGCCGCACCAGGGCCGTCAGATCCAGCGGCACGGGGGCTGAATGAATGCCTGCAATCACAAGCACACCATGGGTCTTGAGTGCGCGCAGGGCCGGCGCCAGCACGGCCGCCGCCCCGGTGGCTTCGATCACCACGTCAAAGAAAGCTTCCTGCGTATACGCGGCAAGGGCTTCGTCGATGTCCTGCCCCTCGAAGTCCAGCAAATCCTCGAACCCCATGGAGCGCAGGACCTCCAGCCGCGCGGCATCGCCATGGCCGGCAACCACCACCTGGGCCGCCCCTGCGGCACGCGCAAACAGCGCAATGCCCTGACCGATATTGCCAGGTCCCAGGATCAGCACGCGATCGCCGGGCTGGACATTGCCCGTGCGCACGGCTTCGAAGCTCACCGACAGCGGCTCGGCCAATGCGGCAACCTCGGGGTCCACGCCGTGTGGAATCGCCACGCAATTGCGCAGGGGCACGGCCACATACTCGGCAAAGCCGCCATGGCGCATGACACCGATGCCGCGGCGGGTAGTGCAGGCATCGAAGTCGCCGGCACTGCAACTGGGGCATCTGCCGCAGGTGACCGAAGGCCGCACGGCCACCAGCTGGCCCAGGGGCAGATGCTCGGCCCCCTCGCCTCTGGCCACAATCTCGCCGCTGAACTCGTGACCCACGGTCACCGGCAGCGCGGCCTGCAAAAAGTGATAGCTCGCCGTCCAGGCATCGATATGCAGATCCGTGCCACAGACACCAGTGGAATGAACCCGCAGCAGCACCTCGCCTGCGGCAGGCGACGGCATGTCGACCTCGTTGAGCTTCAGTCCCTTGGCGGACTCGGTTTTTTGCAAGGCTTGCATGAGACAGGCAATGCATGCGTGGACATGCATCTCAAAACGAACAGGATCGGCAGTGTTGCCGCCCTTCACTCATATGTCCAACACTGATTTAATATAAAAATCATACTTTTTAAATATGGATTGATTCAGGCATGGAACTGAGACATCTGCGCTACTTCGTGGCGGTTGCCGAGCAGGGCAACGTCAGCAGGGCAGCCCGCAAGCTATTCATCGCCCAGCCGCCGCTGTCACAGCAACTCAAGCAACTTGAGGACGAGGTCGGCACGCAGCTCTTCACCCGCCTGCCGCGCGGCATGCAGCTCACCGCTGCGGGCGAATCGCTGCTGGAAGATGCACGCGTCATATTGGCGCGCGCCGAGCAAGCCCCCTTGCGAGCGCGCGAACGAGAGCGCAGCAGCCAGACCGTGCTGCGCCTGGGGCTGGTTCCCTCGGCCCTGCAGTCCCTGCTGCCCGGCTTGCTGCTGGCTGTGGCACAGGCCGGCTGTGACGTGCAGATCGAAGCCCGCGAAATGATTTCCTCCCAGCAA
This DNA window, taken from Comamonas testosteroni TK102, encodes the following:
- a CDS encoding zinc-dependent alcohol dehydrogenase; the encoded protein is MQALQKTESAKGLKLNEVDMPSPAAGEVLLRVHSTGVCGTDLHIDAWTASYHFLQAALPVTVGHEFSGEIVARGEGAEHLPLGQLVAVRPSVTCGRCPSCSAGDFDACTTRRGIGVMRHGGFAEYVAVPLRNCVAIPHGVDPEVAALAEPLSVSFEAVRTGNVQPGDRVLILGPGNIGQGIALFARAAGAAQVVVAGHGDAARLEVLRSMGFEDLLDFEGQDIDEALAAYTQEAFFDVVIEATGAAAVLAPALRALKTHGVLVIAGIHSAPVPLDLTALVRRHQQLRGSYRTPERCWLEVVEFMQTHQDKLRLMITHRVPLAQAGRGFDLARARLASKVLIQPGAGSAS